taGAAGTTGACACTAGAtgaaactacacttacattatgttacaacaagcatatgattatagAATTCCCATATaacaagttcacaaccattttaatacggatagtgatgattgattaaatattaccgattgggaagatattaaggaatgtgttgaacttttacaaaaattttataatgtaactcttgctttttctagacaattctatcccacgataactggaattttagcctacttagcggaaatagctagagttacaagagtataaaaataaattcggttatcaagcggctatttttaatatgacaacaaaatttaagaagtattttttctcatcccaactttatttatattgggttctcttttaaatccttgtttaaaaataTCTTATATTAGAGCATTGGAAAatcaaatttatacctttttagaaattgaagaggatgTTGAACCATCTTTAACTGACGCCGAGCTCGCgattgatgccgagtttagaaaagtttttagccattattctaatttggaagaaaatgctacacccgttgctccacgccctactacttctcaaagtagcaaaagggcttgtcgggtttgtcgcatttaaaagttttacattcacatccaactccttctcataatgcaaactttgatgaatatcacttttatttgatacagtcaaatgtggatatcaaccaactagatgatttggacgtcttagcatggtggaagaaataaaggcgagtcatccgatactttcaagaatggctcgagatatccttacggttcaaatatcaaccgtggcttcggagagtgcatttagccaaggaagacaacaaattagagaccatagacactcattatccggatttagcttgcaagtactagagtgcattcgcgattggattaggtcggagcgacgcaaccaaaacttagaagcggtggaaggcgaagaggaagagattgaagatttgatagcaagtggagtggaccaaatggaagactttgaagatatcttcatgaccgaatatgatatggcggatattagccaaatgattgacactttttgattttactattctactatttctttgcaactcatgtatcaTTGAGGTCTTAACAAAAATGGCGTCCAAAGCTATTTGCAACCACTGGACTAAAGGCACCTGTAAGTTTGGAAGCAATTGTAGGTTTTTGCATGGTTTAGACGATGACAAATTCATTACGGATGAAAAGGTAAATTTAATTCAGTTTTTAGGCATAAAAAAATATCAATCTGTTGTTTATTATTTGACCGGATCGGCGGTGCTGTAGGTTGTTCTTTGCTTCAATTTTTTGATGGGACATTGTCCTCTCGGTAACAGCTGCAGTAGGCATCACTTCTCCTTTATTAGCGCCGGAGGAGCCTGGGTCACCACTGGTGCCGATGGAGTCTCTTTTCGAAGTCTCAGTAAAGGTGCCGGAGGCACCGGTGCCTGTGTTGACACCTTATGAGTCAACACCGGTGCTCTCCGCCGTCTCTACCACTGTTTCTCCCTCTTCCACTCTCGCAACCATCACTACTAGTACGGTCTCTCCCATCACAGCGGAATCTCCGATTCCCTTTTCACCTCTCAGCAGCCGTGTTTCTCAACATCTTGTACATGCACGAGATGCATTGCGTTCTGCAGCTTCAGCACGCCTATTGATGCCTCTTCAAGGTTGTAAAGCAAAAATGATGTTGACCCTTGAGGAACACATTTCTGCTGCAGAAACATCAGCCTCTTGCATAGAGGCTGATTTTACTGCTGATTTCGTTGATCAGTCTGCTTCTGTTGTAGCTATTGTTGCTGGTCATATTGAGGGTGACTTTCTCGCTGCTGGTCCGGCCACCTCGCACCTTTTTCCATGACCATGGACGAATTTCTCATGCTTATACATGTTTGTAATTGTTTCCCATTGAACAATTTTGTCTATGCAATTTTGTCTAACTCTTAATATTTTGTTTAACTTTTAATATTtcataaaatgatataattacaataaatatttttagataggtaaaattacataaaaaaataaaagaaaaaattagtgttgcctttttttatttttcatacttCTTGTTTTTTACTTCATATAGTAACATTAGTATTTATATTAGTGATGGTTAATTCAAGTCAATAAGATACTAGTCATGTGTTTTCAAGACATTACCTATGATGTTAttgtaaaaactttatttaataatatgaagatttgagtAGTTTAGTTCAAAGTTTTAAAACATTGCTCTTAAAACATagatagtgtttttttttttttttttttttgttatatctATTTTCTACTTCTTTTTACAATCTTCAATATTATCTAAGAGAAACTTAAACCATAAAATTCACCGCTAAAAGTTTTTGGGGCCTAAAGCAAAAGCTTTTCTAGCCACCCCTGCTTACaatttgtaattatatataacataattttacaagtataaacaatacaatgaaataaaagctattatagaatacaaatcaactctaacttcttaactttcaaacaatgaaaaaatcacaatttcttaaaacaatattactatcatattgttcatcttatatcaataaactttatcggtattataattaaaacgtaactccttcatgaataaaattaaaattactttcaaatagcgaaataTTAAAATATGATAATTAGGGGAAATGGTTATTTTAGTCCTTATGTTATTCCTATTTTAGTCCCTGTGATATCTGACTAAGCACATTTGACCTTCAATTAAGTAATGCGTGTGGTTTTAGTCCTTTTACTAACGGAACCAAACTAGAATAACAGACTGTTTAACTCTACGAAGGGCAATTCGGTATTTTCAAGCTAAAAACTTCCGAGACAAAATAGAAGAGTCGTTCGTCTTGAATTTTGTTATTGTCGAAGCTTATATATGATCAAATAGTGCATGTTTTCAGAATATAAAATCACGACGCAGTTCATGGCTAGATTGGGTGTATTTTACTCCAATTTGCAGTATGTTCGAAGTCTATTCTCAGTTTTTTTAGTCAATTTTAAGCCTTGTTTTGAGTCCAACATATTTTTTCTTGGATTTATCTTTTGATACTTCTTCATTAATGTGAAACCTGTTCATTCCTTAAATATAATTGTGTCAGATCCCAGAATAATCAAACAAGTTATAAGTCAGTTACGATTTGATGGTAATTTGTGAGAATTGTGAAAATATAGAAGATGTCACAGAAGTCGAGAACCATAACCCCGAGCAGCCGCTGCAAATGCTTCCAACTTCACTGTAGCTAGATTTTGTAACTTGCAATTTTAGTGTATCTAAAGTTGGAATGGAGAAAGTCCAGATGATTAAGGAGGCTATGGTGGCActtaatgagaaaaaaaaaattaacttcttATCCAATTGTGAAGTAAATGGAACATAATCACAATGATAAGTCACTAGTGAACTTCAGAAAATGTTTGGTCTTCAATAGAAGAACTCTGTAGCAAAGGAAGAAAAAGGGATTTATTGTATGGTGGATAATCTAATCAAAACGGTAGGTCTTGGAAGTTTTTAGCTTGAAAATACTGTATTGCCCTTCATAGAGTTAACAATCCGTTATTCTATTTTGGTTCCGTTAGTAAAAGGACTGAAAACACACGCATTACTTAATTGAAGGTCAAATGTGCTTTGTCAGATACCATAGAAACTAAAACAGGAATAATACAGTAACACGGAGACCAAAATAGCCGTTTTCCCTGATAATTATGATACATAAGACAAAAGActaatgacaagtgaaaatgtacaaatcggctatgtattttttttaaatattaagtgatatttaCCCTCACGATATTCTCAAATAGTAATGCAATACTActacttgttatttgagttacacccGATCTTTTTATTTATATAggtgaaaaactattaagtatcacatttgttaaagaattatgagggtggTCTTTTCTATCACACTTTATTTTCCTGTTCATTCATGCTTCACTTCTGCCCTTGTCGGGTTGATGGTTAATGTATGGATATTGTGTTGCCCTTATCAGGCTTGTTTTGTGATTATTGATGTAGTTGTGGATTGGTCACTTTTGTTGTTTTATTTTCATTCCTAGTTTCTTTAGTTTTGTtagttatatatttttttcaGTTGGGGGTGGCTTTTCTATCACACtttattgataacgtccaaatcaaTAAGGGATtattgatttttatttctaatgaagtaggtctttgtttctttaattaatcttgttctttaatattTCTTATGGGATTAGCTAacctaggactcgcccatttacttcgatttgagttaggaaaaggaaaattgaggttggaaaagattaattaacaaggatttgaggctttaaacctcatctaataacttaagCTAGGAATAGAAAAttaacttgagattcaattggttgtgcttaatatcacactctagtgcttgaaaaagcttagagtgaaatttattaatttggttggaagactttcaatgaaaattttaaaaatcattatctattaaaaTAATCTCGCTCTTAGTTTCCTGAGAAACTGATAATGTTACCTTTATTCAGTTCAATGAATCAACGGCCTACAATCTATTTGCCGGTGGTCAGACAATGAGATTAGAGGTTCACTTCCAATCTCGTTACTTCCATTTAGATTCTGTATTATTCTGCACAACTTCGGCAACATTCAACATTATCATTTATCGAACATGTGGACGTGGTACATCCCACTTTGTCTGCTGGTGCCGTCACCATTAGAGGCTTAGAGCTTTCCTGAAGTGTAAAGTGTCAATGCCTTTTACATATCAATGCCATCCTACTTATTAAAATTCTCTTTAATATCTCCTAGTGCCAATTGCCCAAATAAAAAGGTTTTTTTCGGTTTCAGAAGTTGCTTAACTTTTGGCCAACTTGTTACTAATAATCAATACTTTTTGTACTATTATAAGTTTGAAAGAGATCATTAGATATCTGACTGTGTATACTCACATCAAATAATCTAAACATGAAGTAGAACAATTTGTCTCtagagggtgctgctctctagttTCTTTCACTACTTGTATAGTTTGCACCTCTTTGTAAGCTTTTCCTATCAATAAATTTTGTGCCACACCTTACTCTTTTTGCTTATTTAGGACAAACTGTATACAGCTCTAGGGAAACTTACGATTCTCGTTAAGGAAGCTGGAGACGTTGTCCTGGCTTACCATCTAGTTGGGTAAATGCCTTTTTTAATCTCTTCTCAttttcttctcttctccttttctcTAATAGGTCATTATGCATCTTCTTGTTGCTAATATGTCACTTGGGCAATAACATTGAATTTTAGTTGCACTTTTAAATTTTTCCCGGCTTTTAAAAGATGTGATATACAGTTTAGACCTGTTGTTCGCTGCTTTAAGATTTGGTTCTCTTGAGCCAAGGGGTGGATAAAAAGTGGACCAAAGTGGGCAAACAGTTTGATTCAATTCATCACTTTTTCCTACGCATTGCCTACACCTTCTGCTACTAAGAAACAACAAAAAGCTCTCTTTGTGTTTTCAGCAAGTCCTGAAGTAAGAACAAAAACTCAAGGGGCTAATACCTATTTTCTCTACTTGTGTATAGGTGAGGGGGTATGATATCAGGTgactaacaattttttttatttttattttttttgaaaaaggtaGGATTATGAAAAATCCTAGCATTTCTAGCTCAGTAAAAGAGAAGGAAGGAGTTGTGAAGATGGAGGAGGAAGAGGGTGTAAAGAGGAGCGGAAGTGAAAAGCCACCAGAGGATGGCTGTTGTCCCATTTGCTTTGGGAATTTCTCTTCATTGCAAAACCAACTGTGCTCACTGGTTTTGTCGTTCGTTTCTACCGTCTTTTGCTTTTCTTTTCAGAAGTTTGGGTGCTTTTGGTAGGGAAAATTTTGAAGTCAAAGTTTACTTGGGAAAATTTTCCAGTTTGGAATATCATTTTATGGATTTTTCTGTGTTTTGTTGAGTAAAGGTGAAACAACGTAGTAATTGCAGGGGCATGTCATATAGAGCAAAACATGACTACTTGAGTTATATTTGCAAGAAATCTGGACAAGCCCGGAATGCTATTTCACATTGTGGTGAGGAAATATTTTTTGTCGGCGAATTTTGTcgctcattgatgtattatttatGGTTTTGGGAATTTTTTAGTTGGCCTACTTGCTAAAGTTTAAGCTAAAGATGTTAAATTAACTAGTCTCACAAATTTTCGGTTTTGCAAATTACCTAACTGAGAACTTGCTCCAATTGGGCTCAAGAAACGTGATCTCAGATATGATGCTATTAGCATCTTTTGATAGGGAAAACTTCTGTGTGTTTACACACAATACACATGCACAAAAAGATATTTTTGATAGGGGAAAAGTTCTGTGTGTATGCACATAACACACGCACAAAAAGATAAGAGTGTCCCTTCAAGATATCCCAAGTGTCCCCCATGGTAAAGCTGAACCAAGAATTGGCCAACTAGTTGATTGCAACATATGCAAGTACCCACATTGAAATCTTACTACGCCGAGAA
The sequence above is a segment of the Lycium barbarum isolate Lr01 chromosome 6, ASM1917538v2, whole genome shotgun sequence genome. Coding sequences within it:
- the LOC132598654 gene encoding uncharacterized protein LOC132598654 isoform X2, which gives rise to MRLEDKLYTALGKLTILVKEAGDVVLAYHLVGIMKNPSISSSVKEKEGVVKMEEEEGVKRSGSEKPPEDGCCPICFGNFSSLQNQLCSLVLSGMSYRAKHDYLSYICKKSGQARNAISHCVINPSSLIFTYGA
- the LOC132598654 gene encoding uncharacterized protein LOC132598654 isoform X1 produces the protein MRLEDKLYTALGKLTILVKEAGDVVLAYHLVGIMKNPSISSSVKEKEGVVKMEEEEGVKRSGSEKPPEDGCCPICFGNFSSLQNQLCSLVLSGMSYRAKHDYLSYICKKSGQARNAISHCGEEIFFVGEFCRSLMYYLWFWEFFSWPTC